The Thermoanaerobaculia bacterium genome contains a region encoding:
- a CDS encoding DUF2314 domain-containing protein: MCDMENVYMFDETDPEMVKANQRARETFKYFWRELSWEKRRIVPGLDMALVKIAFFADSVPEGNHYSAGGQVRTCHGL, from the coding sequence ATGTGCGATATGGAAAATGTCTATATGTTTGATGAAACGGATCCGGAAATGGTGAAGGCGAATCAGAGAGCCCGGGAGACCTTTAAATATTTCTGGCGGGAACTTTCCTGGGAAAAGAGACGGATTGTGCCGGGCCTCGACATGGCTCTGGTCAAAATCGCCTTCTTTGCCGATTCCGTACCGGAAGGAAACCATTACAGTGCTGGCGGCCAGGTAAGGACCTGCCATGGTCTGTAA